One Papaver somniferum cultivar HN1 unplaced genomic scaffold, ASM357369v1 unplaced-scaffold_135, whole genome shotgun sequence genomic window, ataatttaatctaaaatgctcaacataagagaaactacggagccatacagtactttcagaTAGAAgttgatcagggaaagatcaatactgtggaatattcaaatattaattctatttttcatcaatatttgcataatgatatcatagtcttaatctttgcaattcaaaagttcattctattttccatcaatatttgcataatgacataattgacttaacttttgacatatatgggacaatcatagttcacaaaagtaaacacacatatcccataacattatttgaaatatataaaaccaataaagattaatactgcaaaatcatcttccaaataaactttagagtttaaataaataaatttaaaaacattgcaaCGTTGGCAATAACATTGTGTAATCAtaatatatgctattccaaacccttgtTGTCCtttttaaaaacacaagaataaattctcataagaagtttcctagacatcaagaGAAACTCgaaatgcacatacaagatgatttgtccttacaggtagaatcaatcttttttgcacggatttacaccaagaatagctaccaaaggcgtataaaaagattttcttaacaaagaagaacatagaaAGTCATTAAAGAACATGCATCATATAGTTCATATAAAATTAttatgaacattcaagaatcccatagcaatgcataCTATTTCCCATTCTTGAAATTCCTTCTTGTGATTCACCAatatcattcttgtaaaagctacaaatgagctcagaagataagtactctaagaatccaagtgcccaagtccaagagtagtggaacaagtgcaacgaaacggaacaaaacactcaaaacaaagtgttgggacaaagaccaatcttaactcatccaaattcaagaattctcatctcaattttgaagagaattcaaagaggaagagaatgaaaaaagaatgaggtcattccgagttcggatgaagaggttacgaccaaaacaagctttttatcaaataccgaagacatAAAAAGTTTgcgtacgggtttgcaaacgggaTTTTGTGAACTAGAGCattttgcaaactggtatgcgaactgaagcccctggattttgattttaaatgatggtatgcatacctgatatgtgtaccatgaaggccaaacatcccgaactactattttcaagcctaaacatttaagaaccctATACacagttaggtagacatgaacggtacacaaggtacatggatcattataagtacttgaagcaaataataaaataaaataaaataaatcttgcttaagtttagagacatacctttttagaggaatccaatcgaattttacggccttaccaaagattcaaaatcatacctaacacaatatgtgcgctctaattctcgtgcttccctcaccgtatacatagcagggcattccttggtgaagaTGCaccttacaacacaatcaagttgtgttgaggtgaacaagctcttgctcaccacaagtgactgaaacagactttttcgcaactatggatttttcaccatcaatagtttttggcttattccgttttacttttggattatcatgaaagagatcgcttttagaatctttcacatccaaatccatctttccaaagaaatttttaagttccaacatcatgaatACTACCTTCTccgtagtcatggaattttctgggagatcattccttttcacactcaaagcatcattgacttcctTTGGTATTCatttctgagtgtgtttaggaacaaccgtacccttcttcccattactctcttctagaatttcgTAAgtgaattggattgactattcttttgcaagttagtctttcttcaattgggaacatcggatcttgtcttcatctttacgaagttatctttttgataaccattacgattgtgaaaaggactTGTATGacttttataggcaaatctaggtttatcataacactgattccttttcctaaaagttggattacaacctgtaatgttaagaggATTACCCTTAACATaatatcttggtttcacaacttcttgtgatgcccaaagaaaaacatcatgaagtttctcattccttatacgaaaacgacatctcctttccaggtgacctttgtttccgcaataatgacaaatataaggaatgttcttacctgaattcatgtgtgttgtttttggaggttgatatacttttctatttcgAACCTTAACCGCTAGTGAAGGAATTTCACTTTTGCTATCAGTGGAAACCttctgttgagaagaatcactaaccTTGACAAACTTTATCTCTTTgttagtacttggagcatttattcccttatagcccaatcctcgtgtatcacgatgatttttacttgctcctagcatagtggttaatttgcttgaactagtattgaaaattttcaagtcatcttccaacatcttgattttatcaagaggagcatctaaatcagcctcaaggcgtttttctcaagCGAGATAAGTGTTTTCTTCGTTATCAAAACTtgcttgttgagagttaatcattgcttcagtttctgcaagtgtctcttccaacaagaagtatttttcaaaaatattatcaCATTTAGGTGAATTTCTACTCAtgttttcctcagaatctttgaggatcgatacGCAAGAGCGATCAAAACACAAatacctccgtaaatccttttcagtttcttgttttctcgacatagaggagtcagaagaggtgtaaCATGAGAAgttctcattttcttcttttccaacgaattcaaaaccttaacatactccCAGACTTCCCcgtcaacatctctatcaatatctgaatcaccttcatcagaaagttcattcaactgttcttctaggcgtgtttcccaatcaacagtttctacatcaagagaatgtttagatattgacttagatatgaAAGTTcgctcaggtgaatccaagctttgaactacatctggtaatttctaaactggtacgtttatagagatagcgcttctgtccatagagtcatattgctacgaacacagacttataaggtcttaaacgtgtttgcctgctctgataccaattgagaaagcaggggtctaacaaccacacccaatattttttttaggcaatctatatggactaactccaatatatttccaagagaatcaactagacagtcagaagcaatcaaggaaaataaatctaagtgttatatctcaatttctcaagtcaatctgcaatcgaacagatagaaatctgtgagccgtgagaaataacttggatggtaccaaagaccaatatccaagtgtcaatcaatttatcaacaaccaaaggttagaaaatctaattgattgaactacgcacaaactgtgatatttcaattatatagaaataatgcggaaaagaaataacacaaacaccaaaaattttggtaacgaggaaaccgtaaatgcataaaaaccccgggacctagtccagatttgaacacacactgtatcaagccgctacaaactctagcctactacaagttaaattcggactagaatgtagttgatccctaaccaatctcacactgattaaggtacagtcgcattccttacgcctttgaatcccaacaggactctacgcacttgattcccttagataatgtcgccgacaactaagagttgctatgacccaaagtcgaagacttgataaaaaaaattgtctcacacagaacagtctattgaatagataaatctgtcttcatAAAAATACTtgcgagtttttgtttcgtcttttgataaataaaggtgaacaagaaccaattgatacaccgggcTTATATTCCCGGAAAACAACctagcgaaaaaatatattgtggaatcgatgagatgaagatgtttgtgattacatcttatcttacctatcggagattgaatctcgagcaaatcttagagaagatagtacccaatacgatagaacaaagtaagatcagatcacgcaactacggagaaaatagttggatctggcttcagaatcccaatgaagtcttctagtcgttaacctataatggttttagaaaaacctatgttaaaggagaatcgactctagtcgcagctagtatcacacaggaggtgtggggattagatttcccagttgctagagttctcccttatatagtcttcaaatcagggtttgcaatcaatgctaccttggtaacaaagcatgcaatattcaccgttagatgaaaacctgattatattcaagctaatatcttttaaccgttagattgaacttagcttgatatacacaaatgaaatgtgccttcatttagatatgggtaaccgtacctaaacgtgtacacttggttgactcaaaaatagttaaccgaagttagccatatgaacatcaaccttgttcatctttatcacaactagttcaaatgactcaaatgaaactagttatagtgttgttcaattgtttatattatcatagaaatatataagacacaattgaagcaaaatctattttgattcacttgagtcaattcatgaacattatcgccacggtttgcaaaatatttcattccttattatataaatgtatttgttcacgaataaccgattttagaacttaacctactcaagtatgcgaacgggtacacatactgtcgttcacgaccaaactcagtagaattagtatgcaaacgggtacatatACTAaattctcggacttcaactgttaagaCAGTAcacatacgtgtatgcatactaagtccccggacttcaactgttatactaatacgcatacgggtatgcatactatgttcccgaacttggagtaacatgcaacagttagcatacaagtacgcatactttgttatatgcaatcaatggttaattgttctaatctccattttaatcattgaaacattcttagaagacgggaatagctgtcttacacaaaattttagcttcaaagcaattttcaagtgatcaatagatcgacacaaaacattccaagtctacatcaaatgaccgtctcaaacaaatcatataagatgttacaaagagatttttacatgatcattttttgactttcgtcaagaataaaagatgaacttggttaaatcaaaagcttacgaacacgtatttcgagaaatatgtaggcgagttaaactcagctcgaaatatcaaatgtgtataaaataaagtctatgTAGTTATAcgtcttttgtctcaataggagataaaatagaaacagacttctgagtgatagataagttcaaatctccacataccttttgttgatgaagttccacaagcttccattagtagttctttgtcttcaatcgatgaacgcagtgaagtctaaagctcaactacacattctatcctaatttgAGACATAtctatatgtagactagaaaataagacttatagttttgagaactaaacttgacaaacaagcttgagatagcaacggttgcgagttcgaccgaccaatgctctaacactaatgaTTTTGGGTCTGCTGCTTATATCTTTGTTAATAAACTCTATAATACAAGGAGATCTTTATCATTGTGGAATATAAATACTTTTGGTCATATACAGAAAACCATTACCAATCTCAAGGAGAAACTTTCATCTCTTCAACAAAAAGATGTTAATGGCAGTAATACCGAAAGGATTATCCAGTTAGAGGATGAAATAATCAAATTAGattttattgagttttttttttttttgaagcagcaAGGAAAGGACATATACTTTAATGACATGGACAAAACACTAAATACTTCCACACAagggaaaataaaaggaaatctaGAAATAGAATAGATAGTCTTCTGGCTCCCAAGGGATTCTCTTGAGCATCTTCTCTccaatcacttcaagaacatAAGTACTTCTACAGTTGTGGAAGACAACGAAGATTTTCTGCAATACATTCCTTTTTGTATTCCTGCAGATCACAATGAGAAATTACTTCAAATACCTCAATAAGATGAGAATTATGATGTTGTCATGTCTATGGAAGCATGGACATCTCCTGGTCTAGATGGTTTTCCTCTTAGGTTTTATCAAACACAATGGGACATAATTAAAGATGATCTTATTCTCATGGTACAAAGTTTCTTCTTTACTggttttcttttgaaaaaattaacaGAACAAGATTCTCTTTAATTTCTAAAATGGCCACTCCTCATAAACCAAAAGACTTCAGGCCCATTGCCCTTTTTAATACTTCCTACAagataatttcaaaaattattgcaAGAAGAATGAAAAGCATGTCACCAATATCATTTCTCCAACGCAAGCTGCTTATGTCACAGGGATATTAATAAGTGAAAACATCTCCCTTGTTCAAGAAATGGTTCATAATATGAAGAGGAAAAAAAGGAATTGGTGGTTTTTAGCTCTCAAGATGGacatgtcaaaagcctttgataaGCTAGAATGGTCCTTTCTCATGGATGTcctaaagaaatttggtttttgtgaGAAATTGTGTAACTTAATTTTTCAGTGTATAAGTACCACTGAGGTTGAAGTACTTCTAAATGGGTCACCATGTAAATCCTTTCATCCATCAAGAGGAATCAGgcaaggtgatccattatcacctTTCATCTTCATCATTGTCATGGAAGATCTTTCAGGGAAACTAGCTTACTGTTAACAAGCTAAATTACTCACTGGAGTAAAAATTGCAAGAAGAGGTCCTAAGATTAACCATTTATTATTTGCATACGATTGCCTTCTTTTTTGTAAGGAAAACTTGAATCAAACAAGATATCTTCTTCAAATCATTAAAGAATTTAGTAAGTGCAGTGGCCAAGTTATTAATTTCTTAAAATCTTCAGTGTACTTCAAAAAAGAAACGAGTCTCTCTACTTATCAAATACTTTTTGGTACTCGTTAGGTACCGATTATGGATGAAAAGGAAAAATATCTTGGACTGCCTTTTTtcgttgaaagaaataaaaaggtTCCTTTTTCAGTCTTGATTGATAAGATGGAAAATAGGTTACTCAAATGGAATTCCATTAATCTCTCAGAAGCAGGTAGAACTGTGATGGTCAAGCATGTCCTATATGCTTTACCTGTTCACCATATGATTTCTTTTAAGCTACCAGATCAGACCATTAAAGCTCTTAACTCAGTTCAGTGTAAATTTTGGAGGAAAAAAGACACCAACAAAGGTGTAGTCATTTCTTGGAGTAGCCTCAGCAAAGATAAAAAAGAAGATGATTTAGGATTCATGGATCTTGAGTGTTTCAACAAAGCTTTCCTTGCTAAATCTGCATGGAGATTATGCACCAATACAGATGATCTATGGTCCAAAGCCATGGGATCTAAATATTATTCTGAAGGTATATTTAATCACATGGTGAAAGACGATTCTTCATTTTCCTGGAGCAGTATATCCTCTGAAATTCCATTTATTAAAAGAAACAGTAAATGGCTATTAGGAAATGGTGCTAGTATCAAGATTTGGGCAGATAATTGGATCCCTAGATATGATTCTCCTCCTTAGCCTAAGGTTAATGGAGTTAATCCAACAAGTTATATTTTGGTCAAGGACTTATTCTCTCCTTCAATGCATTGTTGGAATATGAatcttctgtttgatttgttcACTCCTGAGGTATATCTCTCAATTCTTCTATCTCTAGTCATGCTCAACAAAAAGACACTATAATCTAGAAGTTGGAAAAGAATGGGCATTTTACTGTAAAATCAGATTACAAGAAAATATATCAAGATAAGCACAGGGTTTCAAACATGTCTCAAGAGAGGAATGATGCTTTCAAAACTATTTGGAGTCTTCCAGTTATTCCTATAGTTAAACATTTCCAAACGAAATGTTTACAAAATATCCTTCCTACAAGACAGATAGTTTTCAGATTTGTGCAAGATAAAGATAAATCTTGTCATATTTGTAGTAGAGAACTAGAGGCTTCTTCACATATACTCCTACATTGTGATTATGCCAGTGCTTTATGGTTTGGGGTTAGTGGGTTACAATTTGAGGAAGAAGATATTATTCAGCATATTCTTACCTCCTGGTTTATTCAGTTTAGAAGAAAATTAAGCCACTACTTCTGAAGAGATGATTAAGAGAGTAATCGCTGCTTGGGATTTATGGTAGGAGAGGTGCTCTAAATTTTTTGAAGACAAGTTGTTATCCCCCCAACAGTTGATTGTCAGAATTACTAATCTTTATATAGATCAATCTTCCCTGATAGTTAAGAAAAACAGCAGGCCAATCTCTACAGAAGCTAGGATTCATATCAGATGGATTCTTCCAAAGAATGGTCCtttatgaaaatgcgggggtacaacaacctcacccaatatttcaattagagatttgtatggactaactccagtatattttctagagaatcatctAGACAA contains:
- the LOC113334098 gene encoding uncharacterized protein LOC113334098, which gives rise to MENRLLKWNSINLSEAGRTVMVKHVLYALPVHHMISFKLPDQTIKALNSVQCKFWRKKDTNKGVVISWSSLSKDKKEDDLGFMDLECFNKAFLAKSAWRLCTNTDDLWSKAMGSKYYSEGIFNHMVKDDSSFSWSSISSEIPFIKRNSKWLLGNGASIKIWADNWIPRYDSPP